A region of the Terriglobales bacterium genome:
GAATGAGCTTCGTAATTTCGTCTGCTTTGATCTGTGCCATATTGAATGTCTTTGCTTCTGTTTGTCATTCCGAGCGTAGCGAGGAATCCCTACCCAGCCGAAACCGTTTCGTAGAAGTAGGGATTCCTCACTTCGTTCGGAATGACAACCTTTGCTGACAAGCTATAGATGGACGAGCTGCTCTCTCATCCTCTGCAACTGCCCGCGCACGGAGCCGTCATAAATTGTGCTGCCGACTTTCACAACCACCCCGCCCATGAGCTTGGGATCGAGAGCATAACGTACGCGCAGCCGCTTGCCGGTAACCTTCGTTACCTGGTCTTCTAAGCGACGCCTCTCTTCTGTGCCAAGCTCGCGCACGCTAACGATCTCAGCGTCGGCAATGCCAAGGCGTTCGTTGATCTGTTCGATCGTGTTCTTTGCGATCTCACTATAGGCATGAATGCGTCGATTCGAGATCAGCACAGCAACAAAGTTCCGCACTTCGCGGGAAATGCCGAGCTTCTTCGCAATTGCATCCAGCAAGCCGAGCTTCTGGTCGGAAGCAACGGACCGACTATCCCAAACCGTCCGCAGATCGGCGCTCTCGCCGAGCACGGTCCCAATCGATTCCAATTCGGAGCTCACGCGAGCGGCGTCGAGTCCGCGATCGACCACCACGTCGGCCATCGCACGTCCATAAATGCTGATGAAGGAAGCCATCGTTAGCCGTTTCCGTTTCGGCGCGACTGCGAGCCGAGTTGCTCGGTGAAGTCCTCGACGAGCGATTTGTCTTCGCTGCTGTCGACGCGAATTCCTTTTTCCGCCATTGCTACGGCGAGTTCGACCGCATACTTCTGCAAATCGCGCCGAGCCGTGTTCGTGGCCTGGGTAACTTCGTGCTGGGCTGCATCCAGGATTTTCTGTTTTTCTTCAGCAATCGATGCGCGAATCCGTTCTTCTTCAGCCTTCGCTTCAGCGTCGGCGTGCTTCTGCATGTCAGCAATCTCGACGCTCATGCGTGAAAGACGCGATTC
Encoded here:
- the atpH gene encoding ATP synthase F1 subunit delta, producing MASFISIYGRAMADVVVDRGLDAARVSSELESIGTVLGESADLRTVWDSRSVASDQKLGLLDAIAKKLGISREVRNFVAVLISNRRIHAYSEIAKNTIEQINERLGIADAEIVSVRELGTEERRRLEDQVTKVTGKRLRVRYALDPKLMGGVVVKVGSTIYDGSVRGQLQRMREQLVHL